A stretch of DNA from Microlunatus sp. Gsoil 973:
AGAAGATTTTCTGGCCGGTGCTCGCTCCAGCATTTCTCTACGCCTGCGGCAACGGCGCACTGACACCCGTGATCGTGCTCGCCGCTCTGTCGCTCGGTGCCCACCAGGCCGTCGCCGGTGCCGTTGTCACCGCCGCAGCGGTGGCCGCTGCCGCTTCGGCGATCCCGGCCGGCTACGTGATCAACGCCTTCGGTGAGCGGCGAAGCATGATCGGAGCGACCGCGCTCGCCGCCGCGCTGACCGCCGCCGGCGTGTTCGCCCTGATCACCCATAACGGCGCATCGCTGGCGATCTTCATGATCGCCGTCGTCCTCGTCGGTTCGGTCGAGGTCGTCTGGAGCCTTGCCCGTCAGGCGCTGATCGCCGAGACCGTCGAGCGGGAGTCGATGGCTCTGGCGATGACCAGCCTCGGCGGCGCCGCACGGGCCGGCCAGTTGGTCGGCCCGTTGATCGGCTCGGTGCTGCTGCTCCGGCTGCCGCTGTACTCGGTTTTCATCATGCACATCGTGCTGGCGCTGGCCGCGACGGTGTTCATCGCGTTCGGCCCGGCGGACCCGCCGCGACGTCACCGCGCGGCTTCGGGCGGAGAAGGCCGCAGACTCCAGGTGCGCTGGGATGCGGTGTTCCTGGCCGGCTTCGCGATCATGACCCTGTCGATGGCCCGACAGGGCAAGAACGTGATCATCCCGTTGTGGGGTGATCATCTGCACCTGACTGCGAGTTCGATCTCGTTGATGGTCGCCCTCGGCTCCGCGGTCGAGTTGATGTTGATCTATCCCGGCGGTCGGCTGAAGGACAGCCTCGGCCGGGTGAGCACCTTCGTCGCGTGCGTGACGTTGCTCGGCATCGGGTTCGCGATCCTGCCGATCGGCGGCACGATCGCCTTCTTCATCGTCGGTGTCGCGGTGGCCAGTGTCGGCAACGGGCTCGGTGCCGGGATCAACATGACCTTCGGCGCCGATCTGAGCCCTTCGGTCGGCCGGGCGAAGTTCCTGGGCTACTGGAACGCGATCGGCCAGGTCGGTTCGCTGATCGGCCCGGGCCTGATCAGTGTGTTGATCGCGGCGGCGAGCCTGCCGCTCGCGGTGCTGGTGTTGGCCTGTGCCCCGTTACTCGGCGGAATCTGGATGGCGTCCTTCCGACGACGCATCGGATTGCCCGGGCGGCAACGAGTCCGGATGCCACCGCGACCTGCCACGGACGACTCCGCCTAGCCGTCCTGATCGGTCTCCGGGCCGCAACGAGCGTGGAGCCGACCGGAAGGTCCGAAACGTTCTATCGCACCACCGGCCGGTCAGCCGACGATGGGGCCCATGGAGACAGAATCCCGACATGTCAGCGTGTTCATCGAGCGGTCGGCCGACGACGTCTATCGCTATGCCTCCGACCCAGCGCATCTGCCGGACTGGGCGGCGGGTCTGGCAACCGGAGTGTCGACCGAGGAGGGGCGGCTGTTCGCCGACTCGCCGATGGGCAGGATCGAAATAGCG
This window harbors:
- a CDS encoding MFS transporter encodes the protein MLKKIFWPVLAPAFLYACGNGALTPVIVLAALSLGAHQAVAGAVVTAAAVAAAASAIPAGYVINAFGERRSMIGATALAAALTAAGVFALITHNGASLAIFMIAVVLVGSVEVVWSLARQALIAETVERESMALAMTSLGGAARAGQLVGPLIGSVLLLRLPLYSVFIMHIVLALAATVFIAFGPADPPRRHRAASGGEGRRLQVRWDAVFLAGFAIMTLSMARQGKNVIIPLWGDHLHLTASSISLMVALGSAVELMLIYPGGRLKDSLGRVSTFVACVTLLGIGFAILPIGGTIAFFIVGVAVASVGNGLGAGINMTFGADLSPSVGRAKFLGYWNAIGQVGSLIGPGLISVLIAAASLPLAVLVLACAPLLGGIWMASFRRRIGLPGRQRVRMPPRPATDDSA